The Nicotiana tomentosiformis chromosome 9, ASM39032v3, whole genome shotgun sequence genome contains the following window.
TAAACTAGAAGTTAAGAACATATTAAAATACACTGATAAAATACTGTAAAATTTGTGCATATAAGTTAAACTTCTATCTTGAAGTCTAAGTCTTGACAACTGTATGAATGTTAAGAGTAAAAGGTCATAAGCGTTACTTTGAAATTGAAAAGGagatttaaataaatatataaaaataataaaacggGAAAAGAATTGAAATTAAACTCAAACTTTTTATTATTTATGGATTACAATCACTTATTAGTAAATTAAAGTAGATGAATAACCATCTCTAAAACAATCTTAACCAAAATAAAACATCTTTTTTTTTAAACATTAAGGGACAAATAATAACGAATCACAACAACAAAACATATTAATATTGATAAAGCGTAGGAGGAAGGCGAGGTGTAATTAGCACTTCAACATCTGTCTTCTTAGGTAAAGTTAGACCCACGCCTTGTTTCATATCCAAAGGCTCGTTAGTCGTAGTTGCAAAATTGAAACCCTGGATCAAATGAGCAATTGAAAGGTGTTCCACTTGCAATGAGTAATTCATCGCGGGACAAGCTCGTCTCCCTGATCCAAACGGGATCAACTCATAGTGCTGCCCGCGATAGTCAATTGCAGCATTAGTCGTCAAGAATCTTTCTGGATCGAATGTATCAGGATCTACCCATATTTGTGGGTCTCGTTGAAGTTTCATAATATTTGTAAGTAGTGCAGTCCCCTTAGGAATATGGTATCCATTGACAACACAATCTTTTACGGATAGGTGTTGTACTGACAAAGGTGCAGGTGGATGTAATCGTAATACTTCTTTAACAATTGCTTGAAGATACACCAAATTCTTGATATCATTCTCTTCTACCCATCTATCTCTACCAACAATGGTGTCCATCTCTTCTTGTGCTTTCTTCATGACATTCTTATTGTTTATCATTAACGCCATTACCCACTTTATATGAAGTGCAAGTGTGTCTGTTGCATCCAAGACcaaagtctatatatatagacAAAGAACAGTTAAAAAGATGATTTacaaagaagaaattaaagagACGAATTTGCATCATTGTTCAAATCCTAGTATGCATGAGTTGGTTAGGCGATAGTGTTTTTATCAACAGAATCCATACATTAAAGTTTGACTTCAAAATACCGAAAATGTAGAAGAATCTATACGTGACTAAGCCACTTAAaaaaaaacaatatatatatatatatatgtaaatgtCTATAAAAATTAAAGTGATTTTATATACGAATATAGTAACCTAAAATATAAGCTCCTACAACATGTTAAAATACAAGCATAGATTAATTTACTTACGAATACTGTTGCTTTGATGGTGGTGTCATGAGAGTAACCATCGCCAAGATGTTCGTTGCTCCTCTTGGAAAGCAGCACATCAATAAAATCTTGTTCATTTTCACCTCCAACATCCTTTGTTTCTCTCTTCTTAATGTGCTCATCTAACCAACCTTGGATAATATTATCAATGTCTTTGAAAGTTTGTTTCATAGCCTTAATATTCCCTGTAAGATCCAACCACTTGAAAAATGGAATGTGAAAAACATCATAGAGCTCAATCTCCATAGCTTGAACCATGAACTTCTGAAAAGCTGCTTTGAGTATTTCTCCATGTCCATTATTATAGGTCTTcccaacaaccattttcaaaatGATGTCGAATGTCAATTTATCTATCCAATCACTAAGGTTTATCTTCACCATTGGTGAATCACAATTATACAATTGTTTAATATTTTTCTGAACTATAGAAAATCTAACATGTTTGAATTTTTCGAGCCGACTAACGGAGAGAAGTTCTTGATTGACTAGCTTTCGATTTTTTTTCCAGTAAGGGCCATATTTGGCAACAGCAAGCATGGCATTGTTATAGCAAAGGTATTCTCCGTAAAGTAAAGCTGGCCGATCGGCGAAATGGATATCATTGGTAGAGAAGCATTCTTTCATAGCTTCATAACTACTCACCGCCAAGAAACGGCGAAACCCTAACCGGAATGTGAAGACGGGACCATATTTGTCAGCTAAGTCTCcgagtttttgagaaaaatggcgGTCAtcatcgccattgttgttgaaaTAAAAGAGATGGCCGATTACTGGCCATCCACCTGGGATTTTTGGAGGCAGTGGGTTTAAGATATTTGATTGTTTTTTTGTCCATAGCAAGTAGAGTAGAAATGCAAAGGTTACAAGTCCTACAATGGCTTCTATGGGAGAAAGAAGATGATACATTTTTCAAGAGTACTAAAGGTATAGGATTTTTTAATATGTAGGCAACATCTTCTTTTATAGTGATATTTTACAATTTGGTTTTGTTGCAAATGGTATCGCCTATTTCATTGCCAATGTTGACCACCTGGAACATTTCTACGTTCTTGGATAGCGGCCACAACATTCTTGGATAGCAGCCGCAAAAATCCGTAATTGTGCAATTTGGACTGTATATTATTACTGTACTAATGAATTATAAGTATCTGATTTATAATTGCGTTACAAATAACCTGAGATAGCAGCCGCAACATTCTTGGATAGCAGCCGCAAAAATCATTTGACTGTATAGTATACCTGCCAAATCCATCACGCCACCTTAAACAAACATTATTTGAGAAATTATCTGTTTTGAAGGTGCGTGATGTTCAGTTAAAAAATAGatatatttaattattgttgtctAATATTTTAatacttttaattattttttgagtattaattatattattttatgcttaatattatattttaactgtatAAGAATAAAACGGTATAAAAATGAAAAAATTTTGAACAAAATTGAATAAACacgaaagaaaaagataaaataaaacaaTTAAAAAGAGGGAGACAATGGGGGACACCCTTCCGGTTTTGTCCCCCAAGGAGACAAAAGAATAAGATATGGAATGTAAAGCATAACGCAGAAGAAATTGGAAAAGCCTACTGGTTATTTggcccgggacaaggttatttcggctcTACACGGTCTCAACTCGTATAATAGGTATTCTAAACTTAATTTAGAGGGGATCTAACATATTTTTGAGGGAGAACACGCCATTTTGGAGGAGGAGAACATGAGCCACGCTTGGAGAAAGCTttcaactagtttttcttctcttctcttcctttaatctcaaagtttattagttctagaatTGTGGGTGCTATATGAACGTTGTGGTTTGAAGCTTAGATTgctcttattattttattatattgatttatatattcaatcttgcacttaattatttgattgtttgatcaccaattaaatatcatctacgaatctaggattaaACTCGGGAAAGAGAATTCCAGATTGCATATAAACTTTGAGTAGAGCGAGATCTTGAACCTAAGTACCGGgaacggatttgcggttaggatatgGATATACTTAATCGCGCTGCTCGGTTACTATACATGAATTACTAAtgcataggaatataggcgttaggttagcttgaatagggacgtagtacttcgggagaatattacgagtaatattaaccatgTCATTCAATAGAGCAGGTAAATTAATCCGACAATTTAAGCAGAAAACTCAACGGAATTATTAGCTATCCCATAACTCtagaatattttctcccattgaattcGTCAGTAAGCTTGCCGACTTAGTTTCTTTAATCTCTTAGTTTGTTACTCTAAAttagttttaattaaataatCACACCTTGGGaatcgcttgaatagattaattgtttgGATTTAATTTAGtcgatagttaatcacaagtcgtTGTGGGTATAATATCTGGACTCAGGGGCGACTCAATAAATATGGAGGCCTAAAGCAAAATTTCAATGAGAGGccttttattttatataaaagaaaaagttcatatataatttcatttaaattctgtatttctagtttttcatatgcaaagttattaataattttatctaatcCATTTAATTTTTCTTGAGATATACACGTTGTGGGACTGTATTAATGTTTTAACCTTTTTTGAGTTATGAATTAAAAATCGAATCCTTTCTCAATTTATGGTCTAGAGAGTGATtcccaaaaaatatattttttctcaatttatgaTCAATAATTTACTCCTACTTTTTTTACTATGAAAATTTGTACTTTCTCATTTAAAAcactaaatatttttctaaaaataaattaatatacaaCCTATTAGAAAATTTTGGGGCCCCAACATTCTTGGATAGCAGCCCAACTGTAATTGTGCAACGTTGACTGTATAGTATACCTGCCAAATCTATCATGCCACCTTCACTAGCATGCAAGGGACAACAAATTGTTGAAATTTGTGATTATAATATAGTAGTCATTACTAGAGCGGTCTGCCCGGGTCCAATTTTGCGGTGTTGGTTATTTACTACAtcccggagtcgtctacacaaaaataaaactacggtcaactcttgcaacttaaagctccaacttagggactaagtgtcccatttcactccgaaactcaccagaaaccaaaaccaaccaccccgccaaatcacataaccataatacaatATAGATGAGGCTATAATAGGGGATCAGAGCTAAAATACTCGAGCGAATTTAGAAAGAGAAATATCAAAAGAAATCACAAATGTTGGAGAGTGCATGTGAAA
Protein-coding sequences here:
- the LOC138899480 gene encoding nicotine N-demethylase CYP82E4-like, coding for MYHLLSPIEAIVGLVTFAFLLYLLWTKKQSNILNPLPPKIPGGWPVIGHLFYFNNNGDDDRHFSQKLGDLADKYGPVFTFRLGFRRFLAVSSYEAMKECFSTNDIHFADRPALLYGEYLCYNNAMLAVAKYGPYWKKNRKLVNQELLSVSRLEKFKHVRFSIVQKNIKQLYNCDSPMVKINLSDWIDKLTFDIILKMVVGKTYNNGHGEILKAAFQKFMVQAMEIELYDVFHIPFFKWLDLTGNIKAMKQTFKDIDNIIQGWLDEHIKKRETKDVGGENEQDFIDVLLSKRSNEHLGDGYSHDTTIKATVFTLVLDATDTLALHIKWVMALMINNKNVMKKAQEEMDTIVGRDRWVEENDIKNLVYLQAIVKEVLRLHPPAPLSVQHLSVKDCVVNGYHIPKGTALLTNIMKLQRDPQIWVDPDTFDPERFLTTNAAIDYRGQHYELIPFGSGRRACPAMNYSLQVEHLSIAHLIQGFNFATTTNEPLDMKQGVGLTLPKKTDVEVLITPRLPPTLYQY